A single region of the Neodiprion pinetum isolate iyNeoPine1 chromosome 5, iyNeoPine1.2, whole genome shotgun sequence genome encodes:
- the LOC124218487 gene encoding juvenile hormone esterase-like: MFESGKLFFLASLFMLNHGDTIGSNQYVPEIPQYAENLVPDAGVPNFPVIRLNLGYVRGQWLTSARGKRFAAYKGIPYAQSPLGNLRFEPPQDKKPWQGIRNAFNHGPQCPQLLYLVNKIVGNEDCLYMNLYVPQANGSREPRSSNDELLPVIFFIHGGAWVIGAGDMDDYLYGPDRIMDEDVIVVTINYRLGALGFLYLQDKIPGNMGMKDQSMALKLIQKNARSFGGDPNRIVIMGESAGGASAEFHTLNPESRKIMFGAIAQSGSALAPWAWTRPDVLNIRTRRLARLLRCPTKGQPGDLLECLKRAHPAEIVRYQIFTDWSILQIPIGISFTPTAEPRETPNKFLDDCPRNLLIRLQDSRPKIPYLTGYNTVEGQFFTKIGVGLIDSVLQSTVRRLAGLPREPTTVAYLKTKPILKQPTPKIVDSVIGEWQFKSPIIDSARHHYSGGSNVFLYHFSYTGRNNFVRLFWDNSQPPTHMDELTYLFKGRGLFGKLPILENASPEAAVSQRLLRMWTNFAKTGNPTPRNSSGVDIYWPSRPSQLLLIGTELKVRDSPLQTSWSNFIDQQCFL, translated from the exons atgtttgaaagtgggaagttatttttcttagCCTCTTTATTTATGCTCAATCACGGTGACACGATCGGGTCTAATCAATATGTACCTGAAATACCGCAATACGCGGAAAATTTAGTACCAGACGCTGGCGTGCCAAATTTCCCTGTCATTCGTTTGAATTTGGGATATGTAAGAGGTCAATGGTTGACCTCTGCACGCGGTAAAAGATTCGCGGCGTACAAAGGAATACCTTACGCGCAATCGCCGCTGGGAAACCTCCGTTTCGAA CCACCGCAAGATAAGAAGCCTTGGCAAGGTATTCGGAACGCTTTTAACCACGGACCTCAATGCCCTCAACTACTATATCTGGTGAACAAAATTGTTGGCAACGAGGACTGTCTCTATATGAATCTTTACGTACCTCAG GCGAACGGAAGCCGCGAGCCAAGAAGCTCCAACGACGAACTCCTGCCGGTGATATTCTTCATCCATGGTGGGGCTTGGGTTATCGGTGCCGGGGACATGGACGACTACCTCTATGGTCCGGACAGAATAATGGATGAGGACGTAATCGTTGTGACGATAAATTACCGACTCGGAGCCTTGGGATTTCTGTACCTTCAGGACAAGATTCCGGGGAACATGGGAATGAAGGACCAGTCGATGGCGCTCAAACTGATACAAAAAAACGCAAGGTCCTTTGGCGGGGATCCGAACCGGATCGTTATCATGGGAGAAAGCGCTGGTGGTGCCTCCGCCGAATTTCATACACTGAATCCAGAATCGAGGAAAATCATGTTCGGCGCGATTGCTCAGAGTGGTTCGGCCCTCGCTCCTTGGGCCTGGACGAGACCCGATGTCCTGAATATCAGGACCCGCCGTTTGGCCAGACTTTTGAGATGTCCAACCAAAGGGCAGCCCGGCGATCTTCTTGAATGTCTCAAGAGAGCCCATCCCGCAGAAATCGTTCGCTATCAGATTTTCACCGATTGG TCAATTCTACAAATTCCCATCGGAATCTCTTTCACGCCAACCGCTGAACCGAGGGAAACGCCAAATAAATTTCTCGATGACTGTCCGAGGAACCTTTTGATTCGACTTCAAGACTCCCGTCCGAAGATACCCTATTTGACAGGTTACAACACTGTAGAGggtcaatttttcacaaaaataggTG ttGGCCTCATCGATTCTGTCCTACAATCAACTGTCAGAAGACTTGCGGGACTTCCTAGAGAACCGACGACCGTCGcgtatttaaaaacaaaacctATCCTCAAACAGCCGACGCCGAAAATTGTCGACAGCGTTATAGGTGAATGGCAGTTCAAAAGTCCGATCATAGACTCGGCTCGACATCATTATTCGGGTGGATCCAACGTCTTCCTTTACCATTTCTCGTATACCGGGAGGAATAACTTCGTGAGACTCTTCTGGGACAACAGCCAAC CGCCAACGCACATGGACGAACTGACTTATTTGTTCAAGGGACGTGGATTGTTCGGGAAACTCCCGATACTGGAGAACGCGTCACCGGAAGCGGCGGTTTCCCAGCGTTTGTTACGAATGTGGACTAACTTTGCTAAAACTGG taacccaacaccgagGAACAGCTCCGGAGTCGATATTTACTGGCCTTCGAGGCCGTCTCAGCTGCTTCTTATCGGGACAGAATTGAAGGTACGCGATTCTCCGCTTCAAACTAGTTGGAGCAATTTTATCGACCAGCAATGCTTTCTGTAG
- the mRpS16 gene encoding small ribosomal subunit protein bS16m, with protein MPKMPWHPASGTGIVTAENAKKVIRLARYGCTNRPFFHIVVMESFKEVRAPPIEQVGTFDEVVNERNEKLVSLNFERIQYWIANGAQMSKPVAELLGLSGFFPIHPRSYMLAWRNRQAADAEAAAAAAAAATAESAKQETEAKDS; from the exons ATGCCGAAGATGCCATGGCACCCCGCTTCCGGAACTGGAATAGTAACTGCTGAGAATGCAAAAAAAGTTATCAGACTCGCACGATACGGCTGTACAAACAGACCTTTCTTCCACATCGTTGTTATGGAG TCCTTCAAAGAGGTCCGTGCGCCGCCGATCGAGCAAGTGGGAACTTTCGACGAGGTTGTAAatgaaaggaatgaaaaattggtcTCCCTCAACTTTGAAAGGATACAATACTGGATTGCTAACGGCGCCCAAATGTCAAAACCTGTGGCAGAATTACTTGGCCTTAGCGGATTCTTCCCGATTCACCCGAGATCCTATATGTTGGCTTGGAGAAACAGGCAAGCTGCAGATGCCGAGGCcgcagctgctgctgctgctgctgctactgctgAATCTGCGAAGCAAGAAACAGAGGCAAAAGATTCTTAA